The Bacteroidales bacterium genomic interval TGTTGCATTATGGGAAAACAGGGACCTTTTGAATGATGCTTATCCTATTCGGCATTATTTGTACCGGATCACAGTTAATCATATCTATAATTTCTTCAAGCATCAGTCGGTTAAACAGCGTTATGCCGAACATCTTGTTTTTGAACAGTCGATTGAAGACGATTATGATGAACAGCTGCTGATGGCCAATGATCTTGAGGAAATTGTGGATACACTTGTTGAAGAACTTCCTGTAAGGCAGCAGCTGATTTACCGTTTAAGCCGCAAAGAAGGACTGTGTCATGCCGAGATAGCCGATCAGCTCGGTTTATCCATCCGGTCTGTTGAAAACCAGATCTACAGGGCTCTTAAATACATCCGTGAAAAACTCAGGCAGGAATCCCTTATTGCCGAATAATTTTTTTTATCAGTAAGTGAGTAGTTGATCCCCCGGTGTTGTATTAATTATGGTTAACCACATTAATACAGCATGCTTCCAGAACTCAAGGAACTTCTCCGAAAATATAAGGAAAACTCTTGTACAGCTGAGGAATTAGCACGTGTCAAACGCTATTTTGCTGACCGGAAATATGAATCTTATATAAAAAGGTATCTTCAACAGGACCTGGAAAACTTCACATTGCAGCAGTCATCATCGGTACCTGATTTCAGTAAAATTTTTAAGTCCATTGAATCCAGGATCGATGATTCTCAGATTGTTCTCCCTTCTATAAAAAAACGCCGTTCACCTGTTCGGCAAATTCTAAGGATTGCAGCCATCCTGATTCCTTCACTCATCTTAGGCGGAATTGCCTCTTATTATATATTTGACAGGAAGCCTGACAGCCAGGTAATTGCGTATAATGAGATCAGAACCCCTCTCGGTGCACACTCTGAAGTGGTTCTGCCCGATGGTTCCACAGTTTGGCTTAATGCCGGCAGTACACTCAGATACATGAATGTCTTTAACCATGATAACCGCGATATTATTCTCACGGGAGAAGGTTATTTTAAAGTGGCAAAAAACCCTGCGCTTCCCTTTAATGTAAAGACCGGAGATCTCAATATACGTGCAGTAGGGACCGAATTCAATGTAAAATCTTATGATGACGAAGGCATTATTGAAACCACCCTGGTAGAAGGGAAAATAATGATTTCGCAAAATAAAAAGTTAAGAAAATCGATATACCTGGAG includes:
- a CDS encoding RNA polymerase sigma-70 factor; translation: MTRRFSNSDETLIRRLQESDKEAFELVFNQFKEKLYYFAFGYLHSSSESEEIIQNVFVALWENRDLLNDAYPIRHYLYRITVNHIYNFFKHQSVKQRYAEHLVFEQSIEDDYDEQLLMANDLEEIVDTLVEELPVRQQLIYRLSRKEGLCHAEIADQLGLSIRSVENQIYRALKYIREKLRQESLIAE
- a CDS encoding FecR family protein → MLPELKELLRKYKENSCTAEELARVKRYFADRKYESYIKRYLQQDLENFTLQQSSSVPDFSKIFKSIESRIDDSQIVLPSIKKRRSPVRQILRIAAILIPSLILGGIASYYIFDRKPDSQVIAYNEIRTPLGAHSEVVLPDGSTVWLNAGSTLRYMNVFNHDNRDIILTGEGYFKVAKNPALPFNVKTGDLNIRAVGTEFNVKSYDDEGIIETTLVEGKIMISQNKKLRKSIYLEPNQKAVYVKNNKKLTIEDLRAVRETKPEVLKLKKGIIYIAEKVDPVPIVSWKDNRLILKGEELSNLLIKLERRYDVKFIFESESLKQFRFTGTLENETLTQVLDFIKLSAPIDYDLQGKTVIISENKQMTKKFSNHMKKK